Proteins from one Cicer arietinum cultivar CDC Frontier isolate Library 1 chromosome 3, Cicar.CDCFrontier_v2.0, whole genome shotgun sequence genomic window:
- the LOC101513234 gene encoding protein NRT1/ PTR FAMILY 7.1-like isoform X1 codes for MEPTESVTPSAINSVSIEPVEVTEGNDRCEEVGKSRGGWKMAYILLANQALATLAFFGVGVNLVLFLTRVLRQDSAEAANNVSVWTGTVYIFSLLGAFLSDSYWGRYLTCTIFQLFFVLGLGVLSLTSWLLLIKPEGCGNEEIKCREATSLGVNIFYLSIYMVAFGYGGHQPTLATFGADQFDDKTIHESNSREAFFCYFYFALNVGSLFSNTILVYVEDSGRWTLGFGVSLASAIVALISFLAGSKKYRYVQAYGNPVIRVIQVFVASVRKWKVQPVKDGQLYEVEGLESAIKGSRKIMHTQKLSCLDKAATLTAKDGNDPENHWRLCTVTQVEEAKCVVRMFPVWLCTIIYSVVFTQMASLFVEQGDVMNNKVGKYHLPAATMSVFDICSVLLCTGIYRRILVPLAGKLSGNPKGLTELQRMGVGLVIGMLAMVAAGVTELARLQHLSPGEKASSLSIFYQIPQYVLVGASEVFMYVGQLEFFNGQAPDGIKSFGSSLCMASISLGNYVSSFMVKMVTIITATGEKPGWIPNNLNMGHMDRFFFLIAILTALDLVVYVFCARWYTSVNINVNGSEDIENQEDDDAINKV; via the exons ATGGAACCAACAGAATCGGTCACCCCGTCCGCCATTAATTCCGTTAGTATCGAACCAGTCGAG gtaACAGAAGGAAATGATAGATGTGAAGAAGTGGGGAAGAGTAGAGGAGGATGGAAAATGGCATATATCTTGCTAG CTAATCAAGCATTGGCAACACTAGCATTCTTTGGAGTTGGAGTGAACTTGGTTCTGTTCCTAACAAGAGTCCTTAGACAAGACAGTGCTGAAGCTGCTAATAATGTCAGTGTGTGGACTGGAACTGTTTACATTTTTTCACTTTTGGGAGCATTCCTTAGTGATTCTTATTGGGGGAGATACTTAACTTGCACTATCTTTCAGCTATTCTTTGTTCTG GGGTTGGGGGTGTTGTCTTTGACGTCTTGGCTGTTGTTGATAAAACCTGAAGGTTGTGGTAATGAAGAAATCAAATGCAGAGAAGCAACCTCATTGGGAGTAAACATATTCTACTTATCTATATATATGGTTGCATTTGGATATGGAGGTCATCAACCTACCTTAGCAACTTTTGGAGCTGATCAATTTGATGATAAGACTATTCATGAGAGTAATTCTAGAGAGGCTTTCTTCTGTTACTTTTACTTTGCACTCAATGTTGGATCACTCTTCTCCAACACCATTTTGGTTTATGTTGAGGATTCCGGTAGGTGGACGTTGGGTTTCGGTGTCTCCCTAGCCTCTGCTATTGTCGCCTTGATTTCGTTCTTAGCAGGATCGAAAAAATATCGATATGTTCAGGCATATGGGAATCCTGTAATAAGGGTAATACAGGTATTTGTTGCTTCTGTTAGGAAGTGGAAGGTTCAACCTGTCAAGGATGGCCAACTTTATGAGGTTGAAGGCCTTGAATCTGCCATCAAAGGTAGCAGAAAGATTATGCACACCCAAAAGTTGAG TTGTCTGGACAAGGCAGCAACACTGACAGCGAAAGATGGGAATGATCCCGAGAATCATTGGCGGCTTTGCACAGTAACTCAAGTCGAGGAAGCGAAATGTGTGGTTAGAATGTTTCCAGTTTGGCTTTGCACTATTATTTACTCAGTTGTATTCACACAAATGGCTTCTCTTTTTGTTGAGCAAGGTGATGTGATGAATAACAAGGTAGGAAAGTATCACTTGCCAGCAGCCACCATGTCAGTGTTTGATATATGCAGTGTCCTTTTATGTACCGGAATTTATCGCAGAATCCTTGTTCCCTTGGCCGGAAAATTAAGCGGTAATCCTAAAGGACTAACCGAGCTTCAAAGAATGGGAGTTGGCCTAGTTATCGGAATGTTAGCAATGGTTGCAGCCGGTGTGACAGAGCTTGCAAGGCTCCAACATCTTAGTCCAGGGGAGAAGGCTAGTTCTTTGAGTATATTCTACCAAATTCCACAGTATGTTCTTGTTGGTGCTTCAGAAGTTTTCATGTATGTTGGTCAATTGGAGTTCTTTAATGGACAAGCACCTGATGGAATAAAAAGCTTTGGAAGTTCACTTTGCATGGCTTCAATTTCACTTGGAAACTATGTTAGCAGCTTCATGGTGAAAATGGTGACAATAATCACTGCGACTGGCGAGAAACCGGGTTGGATACCAAATAACTTGAATATGGGACACATGGACAGGTTTTTCTTCCTCATTGCAATTCTAACTGCTCTTGACCTTGTTGTCTATGTGTTCTGTGCTCGGTGGTACACAAGCGTCAATATCAATGTCAATGGTAGTGAAGATATCGAAAATCAAGAGGATGACGATGCGATTAATAAAGTTTGA
- the LOC101513234 gene encoding protein NRT1/ PTR FAMILY 7.1-like isoform X2, with the protein MTKSVNDSEICYCCEKLAFVVAATFSSHSPEFDTIPEEFTLSVTKFRKRFFFFVFNAFIHQCMEPTESVTPSAINSVSIEPVEVTEGNDRCEEVGKSRGGWKMAYILLANQALATLAFFGVGVNLVLFLTRVLRQDSAEAANNVSVWTGTVYIFSLLGAFLSDSYWGRYLTCTIFQLFFVLGLGVLSLTSWLLLIKPEGCGNEEIKCREATSLGVNIFYLSIYMVAFGYGGHQPTLATFGADQFDDKTIHESNSREAFFCYFYFALNVGSLFSNTILVYVEDSGRWTLGFGVSLASAIVALISFLAGSKKYRYVQAYGNPVIRVIQVFVASVRKWKVQPVKDGQLYEVEGLESAIKGSRKIMHTQKLSCLDKAATLTAKDGNDPENHWRLCTVTQVEEAKCVVRMFPVWLCTIIYSVVFTQMASLFVEQGDVMNNKVGKYHLPAATMSVFDICSVLLCTGIYRRILVPLAGKLSGNPKGLTELQRMGVGLVIGMLAMVAAGVTELARLQHLSPGEKASSLSIFYQIPQYVLVGASEVFMYVGQLEFFNGQAPDGIKSFGSSLCMASISLGNYVSSFMVKMVTIITATGEKPGWIPNNLNMGHMDRFFFLIAILTALDLVVYVFCARWYTSVNINVNGSEDIENQEDDDAINKV; encoded by the exons ATGACAAAAAGTGTCAACGATAGTGAAATATGTTATTGTTGTGAAAAATTAGCTTTTGTAGTTGCTGCAACTTTCTCTTCTCACTCACCAGAATTTGACACTATTCCTGAGGAGTTCACTTTATCTGTCACCAAGTTTCGCAAAAggttctttttctttgtttttaatgcattcattcatcaatGT ATGGAACCAACAGAATCGGTCACCCCGTCCGCCATTAATTCCGTTAGTATCGAACCAGTCGAG gtaACAGAAGGAAATGATAGATGTGAAGAAGTGGGGAAGAGTAGAGGAGGATGGAAAATGGCATATATCTTGCTAG CTAATCAAGCATTGGCAACACTAGCATTCTTTGGAGTTGGAGTGAACTTGGTTCTGTTCCTAACAAGAGTCCTTAGACAAGACAGTGCTGAAGCTGCTAATAATGTCAGTGTGTGGACTGGAACTGTTTACATTTTTTCACTTTTGGGAGCATTCCTTAGTGATTCTTATTGGGGGAGATACTTAACTTGCACTATCTTTCAGCTATTCTTTGTTCTG GGGTTGGGGGTGTTGTCTTTGACGTCTTGGCTGTTGTTGATAAAACCTGAAGGTTGTGGTAATGAAGAAATCAAATGCAGAGAAGCAACCTCATTGGGAGTAAACATATTCTACTTATCTATATATATGGTTGCATTTGGATATGGAGGTCATCAACCTACCTTAGCAACTTTTGGAGCTGATCAATTTGATGATAAGACTATTCATGAGAGTAATTCTAGAGAGGCTTTCTTCTGTTACTTTTACTTTGCACTCAATGTTGGATCACTCTTCTCCAACACCATTTTGGTTTATGTTGAGGATTCCGGTAGGTGGACGTTGGGTTTCGGTGTCTCCCTAGCCTCTGCTATTGTCGCCTTGATTTCGTTCTTAGCAGGATCGAAAAAATATCGATATGTTCAGGCATATGGGAATCCTGTAATAAGGGTAATACAGGTATTTGTTGCTTCTGTTAGGAAGTGGAAGGTTCAACCTGTCAAGGATGGCCAACTTTATGAGGTTGAAGGCCTTGAATCTGCCATCAAAGGTAGCAGAAAGATTATGCACACCCAAAAGTTGAG TTGTCTGGACAAGGCAGCAACACTGACAGCGAAAGATGGGAATGATCCCGAGAATCATTGGCGGCTTTGCACAGTAACTCAAGTCGAGGAAGCGAAATGTGTGGTTAGAATGTTTCCAGTTTGGCTTTGCACTATTATTTACTCAGTTGTATTCACACAAATGGCTTCTCTTTTTGTTGAGCAAGGTGATGTGATGAATAACAAGGTAGGAAAGTATCACTTGCCAGCAGCCACCATGTCAGTGTTTGATATATGCAGTGTCCTTTTATGTACCGGAATTTATCGCAGAATCCTTGTTCCCTTGGCCGGAAAATTAAGCGGTAATCCTAAAGGACTAACCGAGCTTCAAAGAATGGGAGTTGGCCTAGTTATCGGAATGTTAGCAATGGTTGCAGCCGGTGTGACAGAGCTTGCAAGGCTCCAACATCTTAGTCCAGGGGAGAAGGCTAGTTCTTTGAGTATATTCTACCAAATTCCACAGTATGTTCTTGTTGGTGCTTCAGAAGTTTTCATGTATGTTGGTCAATTGGAGTTCTTTAATGGACAAGCACCTGATGGAATAAAAAGCTTTGGAAGTTCACTTTGCATGGCTTCAATTTCACTTGGAAACTATGTTAGCAGCTTCATGGTGAAAATGGTGACAATAATCACTGCGACTGGCGAGAAACCGGGTTGGATACCAAATAACTTGAATATGGGACACATGGACAGGTTTTTCTTCCTCATTGCAATTCTAACTGCTCTTGACCTTGTTGTCTATGTGTTCTGTGCTCGGTGGTACACAAGCGTCAATATCAATGTCAATGGTAGTGAAGATATCGAAAATCAAGAGGATGACGATGCGATTAATAAAGTTTGA